TCTCTCCTGGATTTCTTTCTAGGCCTTCTAATACTGAGTTCAGATTTTTCTTTCTGACTTCTAACTCTCCGTTGAATAGTTTCCATAAGAATAAATAAAATTCTTCTGCAGTCCACGAATATCCTCCATCCATCCAAAAGGATTTAGAAGGTTCGAATGGAACCGATGTAGGAAGTCCAACAGAGTATAGCCAAGGTTTTAGTTTAGTGGTTCCAGTATCTGTCCATATCTTTTGGAAATACCAAACTGTGGAATTTTCCAAAGAGGTCCTTAGATTCTGTTCCTTCTGCCATCTGATGTAAGGGAATTTAGTTTTGTCCCAAGGAAAATATCCATGAGGATCTTTTAATGTTCCAAGTTCCAGTGCCGCGAGAGCAAGTACCGGTTGGAATACATACATAGAAGGGGAGCTTTTTTTACAGTTGTCTTCTCCCACTTTTAAAAGTGTGCCTTCTTCTATTTCGGCTAAAAATAGGCAGACTTTTTTATCTGAGAGATTGAGTTCTTCTTTTTGGATGATCGGCGAGTCGGTTCCTGTTTTTACGGAACAGGAAAGAAGAAGGACCGCAAAAGAAAAATATAATATTCGCCTCATGAAAACCAGGCGTAAATCGTAAGATAAGTAACAAATAATGAAAGTGGGATGTAAAACATCAGAAAAATTTTTCCGATCTTTCTCCAATCCGTAACTGTGTATTTTTTCACGAATTCGATCATTTGTTCCTGATTCATAGCGTACAACTCACTCGAATCATTCCAGCCGAAAATATTTCCTGCGAGTCTTCCGATCATTTCGTCTTTATGAGCTTGTATGGTATCCCAAGCTTCTGCCTTTTCGGAGGAATCTGAAGAGAGAAGTTGGAGAAACGCTTTAGGAACTAAGAATACTCTTCCAATCATTAGGCTTGAGGCCCTTGTAAATAATCCCAAAAAGAACATCGCCGAGAAGAGTGGATTTTCTCTCTTGAACCAAAATACGATCCCGAGACTTACCACATAAGCTCCGTATCCTATATATAACCCGGCGAGCTCGAATCTTCGATTCGTTTTTTTCTCTTTTAAAAATTCTTCGTACAATTGAGAGGATACGGTTTTCATTCTCTTATCAATCCGAGCTTGGACTTCTGTAAATTTCAGGATCTGAATGCTACGATTTTTGGATTCGGTAAGGAGACAAGTATTTCTGATCTCACTTCCGCCATTCCTCTCTTATGTCTCAGGCATGATTATAAAAAGCAAAACTGAAAATCTCATCTTCTTCCGAAAATAAGAAAAAAGAAAAGGCGGAACGGATGAGCGGCGCAGTTCGTAAAAAAGAAAGAAAGATACTCACCGGTGAATTTTGGACATCTAAACAAAG
This Leptospira saintgironsiae DNA region includes the following protein-coding sequences:
- a CDS encoding penicillin-binding transpeptidase domain-containing protein, translating into MRRILYFSFAVLLLSCSVKTGTDSPIIQKEELNLSDKKVCLFLAEIEEGTLLKVGEDNCKKSSPSMYVFQPVLALAALELGTLKDPHGYFPWDKTKFPYIRWQKEQNLRTSLENSTVWYFQKIWTDTGTTKLKPWLYSVGLPTSVPFEPSKSFWMDGGYSWTAEEFYLFLWKLFNGELEVRKKNLNSVLEGLERNPGEIKNPTGSHRLDGNFGNYSGFYSDSATGYAQGRSVSWYWFFWKGPKRSYLFLSRIESESETLSPLEAAKFGMEYLREKGFWEKYFSSSN